A single genomic interval of Mycobacterium sp. DL592 harbors:
- a CDS encoding M13 family metallopeptidase: MTVETLRSGIDLSHVESSVRPQDDLFGHVNGRWLADYAIPADRATDGAFRSLYDRAEEQVRELIIETAATGAAPGGQERSDSGIGLSTDEQRVGDLYASFLDEDAIERRGVQPLLDELKAIDTATDHTALAAAIGALQRSGVGGGVGVYVDTDSKNSSRYLVHVSQSGLGLPDESYYRDDQHASILGAYPAHIARMFTLVYGEDYTGEWESTAARIVALETKLAAAHWDVVKRRDADLTYNLRKFADLADEAPGFDWIGWITALGTSPEAAAELVVRQPDYLTAFAALWAGESLDDWKWWLRWRLIHARAAALTSALVEEDFAFYGRTLSGTEQIRDRWKRAVSLVEGILGDAVGRLYVERHFPPDAKSRMDVLVDNLREAYRVSINDLEWMTPETRQRALAKLDKFTAKIGYPKKWRDYSALVIDRNDLYGNIVRGAQVASDRETAKLGGPVDRDEWFMTPQTVNAYYNPGMNEIVFPAAILQPPFFDAAADDAANYGGIGAVIGHEIGHGFDDQGAKYDGDGNLVDWWTDEDRAEFGARTRKLIEQYDTYVPRDLTGRHDPPHVQGAFTVGENIGDLGGLSIALLAYKLSLGGKEAPVIDGLTGVQRVLFGWAQVWRTKSREAEALRRLAIDPHSPPEFRCNGVVRNIDAFYDAFEVDPDDALYLEPQQRVRIWS, encoded by the coding sequence GTGACGGTAGAAACTCTGCGCTCGGGCATCGACCTGTCCCATGTCGAATCCTCGGTTCGCCCCCAGGACGATCTGTTCGGCCATGTCAACGGCCGCTGGCTGGCCGATTACGCCATCCCGGCCGACCGGGCCACCGACGGGGCGTTCCGCTCGCTGTACGACCGTGCCGAAGAGCAGGTCCGCGAGCTGATTATCGAAACCGCGGCGACGGGGGCGGCCCCCGGCGGGCAGGAGCGCAGCGACTCGGGGATCGGCCTGAGCACGGATGAGCAGCGGGTGGGCGACTTGTATGCCAGCTTCCTCGACGAGGACGCGATCGAGCGCCGGGGCGTCCAGCCGCTTCTCGACGAGCTGAAAGCCATCGACACCGCGACCGACCATACGGCGCTGGCCGCGGCGATCGGGGCACTGCAGCGGTCCGGGGTGGGCGGCGGTGTGGGCGTGTACGTCGACACCGACTCGAAGAACTCCTCGCGCTACCTGGTGCACGTCAGCCAGTCGGGCCTGGGACTGCCCGACGAGTCGTACTACCGCGACGATCAGCACGCCTCGATCCTGGGCGCCTACCCCGCCCACATCGCGCGGATGTTCACCCTGGTCTACGGCGAGGACTACACCGGAGAATGGGAGAGCACCGCGGCCCGCATCGTCGCGTTGGAGACCAAACTCGCCGCCGCGCACTGGGACGTCGTGAAGCGCCGCGACGCCGACCTGACCTACAACCTTCGCAAGTTCGCCGACCTGGCGGACGAGGCGCCCGGCTTCGACTGGATCGGCTGGATCACCGCGCTGGGCACCTCACCGGAGGCGGCGGCCGAACTCGTGGTCCGCCAGCCCGATTACCTGACGGCCTTCGCCGCGCTGTGGGCCGGCGAGTCGCTCGACGACTGGAAGTGGTGGCTGCGCTGGCGGCTGATCCACGCCCGGGCAGCGGCGCTGACCAGTGCGCTGGTCGAGGAAGACTTCGCTTTCTATGGCCGCACGCTCAGCGGCACCGAGCAGATCCGTGACCGCTGGAAGCGTGCGGTGTCGCTGGTCGAGGGCATCCTCGGCGACGCGGTCGGCCGGCTGTACGTCGAGCGGCACTTCCCGCCGGACGCCAAGTCACGAATGGACGTGCTGGTGGACAACCTGCGGGAGGCCTATCGGGTCAGCATCAACGACTTGGAGTGGATGACACCCGAGACTCGGCAGCGGGCGCTGGCCAAGCTCGACAAGTTCACCGCCAAGATCGGCTACCCCAAGAAGTGGCGCGACTACTCGGCCCTGGTGATCGACCGAAACGACTTGTACGGCAACATCGTTCGGGGCGCCCAGGTAGCATCGGACCGGGAGACCGCCAAGCTGGGCGGCCCGGTGGACCGCGACGAGTGGTTCATGACCCCGCAGACGGTCAATGCCTACTACAACCCCGGAATGAACGAGATCGTCTTCCCGGCCGCCATCCTGCAGCCGCCGTTCTTCGACGCCGCGGCCGACGACGCCGCCAACTACGGCGGCATCGGTGCGGTGATCGGCCACGAGATCGGGCACGGGTTCGACGACCAGGGCGCCAAGTACGACGGCGACGGCAATCTTGTCGACTGGTGGACGGATGAGGACCGCGCCGAGTTCGGTGCGCGGACAAGGAAACTCATCGAGCAGTACGACACCTACGTGCCGCGTGACTTGACCGGACGCCACGACCCCCCTCATGTCCAAGGCGCGTTCACGGTCGGCGAGAACATCGGTGACCTCGGCGGGCTGTCCATCGCACTGCTGGCCTACAAGCTGTCGCTGGGCGGCAAAGAGGCGCCGGTGATCGACGGGCTGACCGGGGTGCAACGGGTGCTGTTCGGCTGGGCCCAGGTGTGGCGCACCAAGTCCCGCGAGGCAGAGGCGCTCCGGCGGCTGGCGATCGACCCGCATTCGCCGCCGGAATTCCGCTGCAACGGGGTGGTCCGCAACATCGATGCGTTCTACGACGCTTTCGAGGTCGATCCAGACGACGCGCTGTACCTGGAACCGCAGCAGCGGGTCCGGATCTGGAGCTGA
- a CDS encoding nitroreductase family protein has translation MDAWDAIRARRNVRKYTDTPIPDADLDRILEAGWRSPSARNNQHWDFVVVTDPAVLQDLSTVWLGAGHIAAAKAAVALVLPEPPDERSKLMDQYDLGQATMAMAIAATDLGIGTGHSAVGDQDRARAILGVPDGYLVAYLLGIGYPADRPLVPIRKPNRRPFDEVVHRGGW, from the coding sequence GTGGACGCCTGGGACGCCATCCGCGCGCGGCGCAACGTCCGCAAGTACACCGATACCCCGATTCCGGACGCGGACCTCGACCGGATCCTCGAGGCGGGCTGGCGCTCGCCGTCGGCACGGAACAACCAGCACTGGGATTTCGTGGTAGTCACCGATCCCGCAGTGCTGCAGGACCTTTCGACGGTGTGGCTGGGCGCGGGCCACATCGCCGCCGCCAAGGCCGCCGTCGCGCTGGTGCTGCCTGAGCCACCGGATGAGCGCAGCAAGCTGATGGACCAGTACGACCTCGGTCAGGCCACCATGGCGATGGCGATCGCGGCCACCGATCTCGGTATCGGCACCGGGCATTCGGCGGTCGGCGACCAGGACAGGGCGCGGGCGATCCTCGGTGTGCCCGACGGCTACCTGGTGGCCTATCTGCTCGGAATCGGTTACCCCGCCGATCGCCCGCTCGTGCCGATCCGCAAGCCGAACCGCAGGCCCTTCGACGAGGTGGTCCACCGCGGCGGCTGGTGA
- a CDS encoding helix-turn-helix transcriptional regulator, producing the protein MNEADVAEHPTHPVGALPQVLAALQDPVRLEMIRRLRNAGTPLQCSALYDGINKSTATHHFKILREAGLTERLVCGGLIHQRLRVDEVDEALPGLLQSVVDGANREASTRA; encoded by the coding sequence GTGAACGAAGCCGATGTGGCCGAGCACCCGACGCACCCCGTCGGCGCCCTGCCGCAGGTTCTTGCCGCCCTCCAGGACCCGGTCCGCCTCGAGATGATCCGGCGGCTCCGCAACGCCGGCACCCCCCTGCAGTGCAGCGCGCTCTACGACGGCATCAACAAGTCCACGGCGACACACCACTTCAAGATCCTGCGCGAGGCCGGACTGACCGAACGCCTGGTCTGCGGCGGGCTCATCCACCAACGACTGCGCGTCGACGAGGTCGACGAGGCACTGCCCGGCCTGCTGCAGTCGGTCGTCGACGGTGCCAACCGCGAGGCGAGCACCCGCGCCTGA